A DNA window from Buttiauxella agrestis contains the following coding sequences:
- the tatD gene encoding 3'-5' ssDNA/RNA exonuclease TatD produces MFDIGVNLTSSQFAKEHADVVARAQLAGVSGMLLTGTNLHESQQALLLAQQYQGCWSTAGVHPHDASQWQDETALAIRELAGASEVVAIGECGLDFNRNFSTPAEQERAFTAQLALAADLMMPVFLHCREAHERFIALLDPWLDKLPGVVLHCFTGTENEARECLARGLFIGVTGWVCDERRGLELRELLPVIPAHQLLLETDAPYLLPRDLKPKPASRRNEPCYLPHILNKVAEWRGEDPAWLAQVTDDNARRLFRLA; encoded by the coding sequence ATGTTTGATATCGGTGTAAATCTTACCAGCTCTCAATTTGCCAAAGAGCATGCGGATGTTGTTGCCCGTGCACAGCTTGCAGGAGTGAGCGGTATGTTGCTGACGGGCACAAACCTTCACGAAAGCCAGCAGGCGCTTTTACTGGCGCAACAGTATCAGGGTTGTTGGTCTACAGCCGGTGTTCACCCGCATGACGCCAGCCAATGGCAGGACGAAACGGCACTCGCCATTCGTGAACTTGCTGGTGCATCGGAAGTCGTGGCTATTGGCGAGTGCGGCCTGGATTTTAACCGTAATTTTTCAACACCTGCTGAACAAGAACGCGCTTTTACCGCACAATTGGCCCTGGCGGCCGACCTGATGATGCCGGTATTTTTACACTGCCGTGAAGCACACGAACGCTTTATTGCATTGCTCGACCCGTGGCTCGATAAATTGCCCGGCGTGGTGCTGCACTGCTTTACAGGCACTGAAAACGAGGCCCGTGAATGTCTGGCTCGTGGGCTTTTCATCGGTGTAACCGGCTGGGTATGCGATGAGCGTCGCGGCCTTGAATTACGTGAGTTATTGCCGGTGATTCCAGCGCATCAGTTATTACTGGAAACTGATGCGCCTTATTTGTTACCGCGGGATCTAAAACCAAAACCTGCTTCCCGGCGGAACGAACCCTGCTACTTGCCTCATATCCTGAACAAGGTGGCCGAATGGCGCGGAGAAGACCCCGCCTGGCTTGCGCAAGTAACAGATGACAATGCCCGTCGTCTTTTTCGGCTGGCTTAA
- the tatC gene encoding Sec-independent protein translocase subunit TatC, protein MAVEDTQPLISHLIELRKRLLNSIIAVLVIFLALVYFANDIYQIVSAPLIKQMPIGSTMIATDVASPFFAPIKLTIYVAVFLSAPVILYQIWAFIAPALYKHERKLVMPLLFSSTLLFYIGIAFAYFVVFPLAFGFLTKTAPVGVIVSTDITKYLDFVMALFMAFGVAFEVPVAIILLCWMGVTSPEALKQKRPYILVGAFVVGMLLTPPDVFSQTLLAIPMYCLFEVGIFFSRFYVGKGRRRGEEEDPEEAPEAEDDHSK, encoded by the coding sequence ATGGCCGTTGAAGATACCCAACCGCTTATCAGCCATCTGATAGAGCTGCGCAAGCGACTGTTAAATAGCATTATCGCTGTGCTGGTGATTTTCCTGGCACTGGTTTACTTTGCCAACGACATTTATCAGATTGTCTCAGCCCCGCTGATTAAGCAGATGCCGATTGGGTCAACGATGATTGCGACCGATGTTGCGTCGCCGTTTTTTGCCCCAATTAAACTGACAATTTATGTCGCCGTGTTCTTATCGGCTCCAGTCATTCTTTATCAAATCTGGGCGTTTATCGCGCCTGCACTCTATAAGCACGAGCGCAAATTGGTGATGCCACTGCTGTTTTCCAGCACGCTGTTATTCTACATCGGCATCGCCTTTGCTTACTTCGTTGTCTTCCCGCTGGCATTTGGTTTCCTGACCAAAACAGCCCCAGTTGGTGTAATCGTATCGACCGACATTACGAAATACCTCGATTTTGTCATGGCTTTATTTATGGCGTTCGGTGTGGCGTTTGAAGTGCCGGTTGCCATTATTTTGCTGTGCTGGATGGGAGTAACTTCACCCGAAGCGCTGAAACAGAAACGCCCGTACATTTTAGTTGGTGCGTTTGTGGTCGGGATGCTGTTAACACCACCGGATGTGTTCTCGCAGACGCTGCTGGCGATTCCGATGTACTGCCTGTTTGAAGTAGGGATTTTCTTCTCTCGTTTCTATGTCGGTAAAGGGCGTAGAAGAGGTGAGGAAGAAGACCCGGAAGAAGCACCAGAAGCAGAAGACGATCACTCTAAGTAA
- the tatB gene encoding Sec-independent protein translocase protein TatB: protein MFDIGFGELLLVFVIGLIVLGPQRLPVAVKTVVGWVRALRSLAATVQNELVQELKIQELQDSLKKVEKASMDNLTPELKASMDELRQAAESMKRSYTHEPEKASDEAHTIHNPLVKDAEDSHDGVTPAAAAHQTSAPEKVPETATEEASVELVQPQIKPVAEPVKTPVSSQPSSDKP from the coding sequence GTGTTCGATATTGGTTTCGGTGAACTGCTACTGGTATTCGTAATTGGCCTGATTGTTCTCGGGCCACAACGTTTGCCTGTGGCCGTTAAAACGGTTGTTGGCTGGGTGCGCGCCCTGCGTTCGCTTGCGGCAACCGTACAAAATGAACTGGTTCAGGAACTGAAAATCCAGGAGCTGCAAGACAGCCTGAAGAAGGTTGAAAAAGCGAGCATGGATAACCTGACTCCGGAGTTAAAAGCCTCCATGGATGAGCTGCGTCAGGCGGCTGAGTCTATGAAGCGCTCGTACACGCATGAACCCGAAAAGGCGAGTGACGAGGCTCATACCATCCATAACCCGCTGGTCAAAGATGCCGAGGACAGTCACGACGGTGTGACACCTGCAGCGGCTGCACATCAGACTAGTGCACCTGAAAAAGTGCCTGAAACTGCAACGGAAGAAGCATCTGTCGAGTTAGTTCAGCCTCAGATTAAGCCCGTAGCAGAGCCAGTCAAAACTCCAGTTTCTTCTCAACCTTCGAGTGATAAACCGTAA
- the tatA gene encoding Sec-independent protein translocase subunit TatA — protein MGGISIWQLLIIAVIVVLLFGTKKLGSIGSDLGASIKGFKKAMGDDEDKEKDKSVQDADFTAKTLADKQPGEVKKDEAKSNDKEQV, from the coding sequence ATGGGTGGTATCAGTATTTGGCAATTGTTGATCATTGCCGTGATCGTCGTTCTGCTTTTCGGCACCAAAAAACTCGGTTCTATCGGCTCTGATTTGGGCGCATCCATCAAAGGCTTTAAAAAAGCCATGGGTGACGATGAAGACAAAGAGAAAGACAAATCCGTTCAGGATGCTGATTTCACAGCGAAAACGCTTGCTGATAAGCAACCTGGCGAAGTGAAGAAAGACGAAGCAAAGAGCAACGATAAAGAGCAGGTGTAA
- the ubiB gene encoding ubiquinone biosynthesis regulatory protein kinase UbiB, with protein MTPGEIRRLYFIVRTFLSYGLDELIPRIRITLPLRIWRRMLFWMPNRHKDKLLGERLRLALQELGPVWIKFGQMLSTRRDLFPPQIADQLAMLQDRVAPFDGALAKQQIEQAMGGIPVESWFDDFDITPLASASIAQVHTARLKENGREVVIKVIRPDILPIIRADMKLIYRLARWVPRLLPDGRRLRPLEVVREYEKTLIDELNLLRESANAIQLRRNFEDSPMLYVPEVFSDYCSQDMMVMERIYGIPVSDIAMLHKQGTNMKLLAERGVQVFFTQVFRDSFFHADMHPGNIFVSYEHPEDPQYIGIDCGIVGSLNKEDKRYLAENFIAFFNRDYRKVAELHVDSGWVPPDTNVEDFEFAIRTVCEPIFEKPLAEISFGHVLLNLFNTARRFNMEVQPQLVLLQKTLLYVEGLGRQLYPELDLWKTAKPFLEDWIKDQVGIPALIRTLKEKAPFWIEKMPELPELMYDSLRQGKQLQNSVDKITRDLQRNQVRQAQSRYLFGIGATLMISGTLLLINKPEWEFMPAWIMAGGIVTWLIGWRRSA; from the coding sequence ATGACGCCTGGAGAAATTCGCCGCCTCTATTTCATCGTTCGCACTTTCTTGAGTTACGGTCTGGATGAGCTGATCCCACGTATTCGCATAACGCTGCCGTTACGTATCTGGCGACGCATGCTTTTCTGGATGCCAAACCGCCATAAAGACAAACTCCTCGGTGAGCGTTTACGCCTGGCATTACAGGAACTGGGGCCGGTGTGGATTAAGTTTGGGCAGATGCTCTCAACTCGTCGCGATCTGTTTCCACCGCAAATAGCCGACCAGCTTGCCATGCTCCAGGACCGCGTAGCACCGTTTGATGGGGCTTTAGCAAAACAACAAATCGAACAAGCGATGGGCGGCATTCCTGTTGAGTCCTGGTTTGATGATTTTGATATCACACCGTTGGCGTCGGCTTCTATCGCTCAGGTTCATACGGCTCGCCTGAAAGAAAATGGCCGAGAAGTGGTGATCAAAGTGATTCGCCCGGATATCCTGCCGATTATTCGAGCCGATATGAAGCTTATCTATCGCCTCGCGCGTTGGGTGCCGCGGCTCCTGCCTGATGGTCGGCGTTTGCGTCCGCTGGAAGTGGTGCGTGAATACGAAAAAACACTCATTGATGAGCTGAATCTTCTGCGTGAATCTGCGAACGCTATCCAGTTGCGCCGGAATTTTGAAGACAGCCCAATGCTGTATGTGCCGGAAGTGTTCTCTGACTATTGTAGCCAGGACATGATGGTGATGGAGCGCATCTACGGCATTCCCGTTTCTGATATTGCCATGCTTCACAAACAAGGCACTAACATGAAATTGTTGGCAGAACGTGGCGTGCAGGTGTTCTTCACTCAGGTTTTCCGCGACAGCTTCTTCCATGCTGATATGCATCCTGGCAACATCTTTGTTAGCTACGAGCACCCGGAAGATCCGCAATATATCGGTATCGACTGCGGCATTGTTGGCTCGCTCAATAAAGAAGATAAGCGCTATCTGGCAGAGAACTTTATTGCTTTCTTTAACCGTGATTATCGCAAAGTGGCCGAGTTGCATGTGGACTCTGGCTGGGTGCCTCCCGATACCAACGTTGAAGACTTTGAGTTTGCGATTCGTACTGTTTGCGAACCTATCTTCGAGAAACCACTGGCAGAGATTTCTTTTGGCCATGTATTGCTGAACCTGTTTAACACGGCTCGACGCTTTAATATGGAAGTTCAGCCGCAGCTTGTTTTGCTGCAAAAGACGCTTCTTTACGTTGAAGGCCTCGGAAGACAGCTTTATCCAGAACTGGATTTGTGGAAAACGGCCAAGCCTTTCCTGGAAGACTGGATCAAAGATCAGGTTGGAATACCGGCACTTATTCGTACCCTTAAAGAGAAAGCGCCGTTCTGGATTGAAAAAATGCCAGAACTACCGGAACTGATGTACGACAGTTTGCGCCAGGGTAAACAATTACAAAATAGTGTTGATAAAATAACGCGTGATTTACAACGCAATCAGGTTCGGCAGGCGCAATCTCGCTACCTGTTCGGCATCGGTGCGACGCTGATGATAAGCGGCACGTTATTACTCATTAACAAGCCCGAATGGGAATTCATGCCCGCCTGGATAATGGCTGGCGGCATTGTGACCTGGTTGATTGGCTGGCGGCGTTCGGCCTGA
- the ubiJ gene encoding ubiquinone biosynthesis protein UbiJ: protein MPLLLSSVTPLITAGIESVLNTFLWRDRGLKAARQRLMGKVLRVELKEFASPLVLVFSEQQIDVLGQWEGDADCVVKTALGTLPKLRDRQQLTALIRSGELEVEGDLQVVQNWVALMDLAEFDPAELMAPYIGDIAAEGIGKVIRGGSKLLKKGFTRNQQYLSEAITEEWKMAPGSLEVAWFAEETAAVERQVEALVARLEKLENK from the coding sequence ATGCCTTTGCTGCTTTCTTCAGTTACGCCGCTAATCACTGCCGGGATTGAAAGTGTTCTCAATACCTTTCTCTGGCGTGACCGGGGATTAAAAGCGGCACGTCAGCGCTTAATGGGTAAGGTGTTGCGTGTCGAGCTAAAAGAGTTCGCTTCGCCCCTCGTTTTAGTCTTCAGCGAGCAGCAAATTGACGTGTTAGGTCAATGGGAAGGTGACGCTGATTGCGTGGTGAAAACCGCGCTTGGCACTCTGCCAAAACTGCGCGACAGGCAACAGCTTACGGCGCTGATTCGTAGCGGTGAGCTGGAAGTGGAAGGCGATCTTCAGGTCGTTCAGAATTGGGTTGCGTTGATGGACCTTGCTGAATTTGATCCGGCAGAATTAATGGCTCCGTATATCGGAGACATTGCTGCAGAAGGCATCGGCAAGGTGATTCGCGGCGGCAGTAAGTTGCTAAAAAAAGGCTTTACCCGCAACCAACAATATCTTTCAGAAGCGATTACTGAAGAGTGGAAGATGGCTCCGGGGTCGCTGGAAGTCGCATGGTTTGCTGAGGAAACGGCAGCAGTCGAACGTCAGGTCGAAGCACTCGTTGCGCGACTGGAAAAACTGGAGAACAAATGA
- the ubiE gene encoding bifunctional demethylmenaquinone methyltransferase/2-methoxy-6-polyprenyl-1,4-benzoquinol methylase UbiE produces the protein MVEESQETTHFGFRTVAKEQKADMVANVFHSVAAKYDVMNDLMSFGIHRIWKRFTIDCSGVRRGQRVLDLAGGTGDLTAKFSRLVGETGEVVLADINDSMLKMGREKLRNIGVVGNVNYVQANAEALPFPDNFFDCITISFGLRNVTDKEKALRSMYRVLKPGGRLLVLEFSKPIIEPLSKAYDAYSFHILPRIGEIVAQDAESYRYLAESIRMHPDQETLKAMMEDAGFENTTYFNLTAGVVALHRGYKF, from the coding sequence ATGGTTGAAGAATCCCAGGAAACAACACACTTTGGTTTTCGCACTGTAGCGAAAGAGCAAAAGGCCGATATGGTCGCTAATGTGTTCCACTCTGTGGCCGCAAAATACGACGTAATGAATGATCTGATGTCATTCGGCATCCATCGCATCTGGAAGCGTTTCACCATTGATTGCAGTGGTGTCCGTCGTGGTCAGCGTGTACTCGATTTAGCGGGAGGCACCGGTGATTTAACCGCTAAATTCTCTCGTCTGGTCGGTGAAACAGGTGAAGTGGTTCTGGCAGATATCAACGACTCAATGCTGAAAATGGGCCGCGAGAAACTTCGCAATATCGGTGTGGTTGGCAATGTGAACTATGTTCAGGCTAACGCCGAAGCTTTGCCATTCCCGGATAACTTCTTTGACTGCATCACTATCTCTTTCGGCCTGCGTAATGTGACAGACAAAGAGAAAGCTCTGCGTTCTATGTATCGCGTATTAAAGCCAGGTGGTCGCCTGCTGGTTCTGGAATTCTCCAAACCGATTATCGAACCCCTGAGTAAAGCCTACGACGCGTACTCATTCCATATTCTGCCGCGTATCGGTGAAATCGTGGCGCAGGATGCAGAAAGCTACCGTTATCTGGCGGAGTCGATTCGCATGCACCCGGATCAAGAAACGCTGAAAGCGATGATGGAAGATGCAGGCTTTGAGAACACCACTTACTTCAATCTGACCGCTGGCGTTGTTGCTTTGCACCGTGGTTATAAATTCTGA
- the rmuC gene encoding DNA recombination protein RmuC, protein MDISILFGTGIALAGVLTGWLLASLRAAQRQSALYEEQREIYGELTASRQELQQNQHWKEECEQLNRELRTQLEINSAQEADIRELSTLLEQTRLNADDKHRQMLNSEQRLSEQFENLANRIFEQSGRKVEEQNRQSLNGLLSPLREQLDGFRRQVQESFGQEARERHTLTHEIRNLQQLNSQMAQEALNLTKALKGDNKTQGNWGEVVLTRVLEASGLREGYEYETQVNIQLENNSRMQPDVIVRLPQGKDVVIDAKMTLVAYERYYNGDDELTRESALNEHIAAMRNHIRMLGRKDYQQLPGLRSLDYVLMFIPVEPAFLLAIDRQPELISEALKNNIMLVSPTTLLVALRTVANLWRYEHQSRNAQQIAERASRLYDKMRLFVDDMSAIGQSLDKAQDNYRQAMKKLASGRGNILVQADAFRGLGVEVKREINPDLVEQARFEEDDNSARHEHELDEENLADNSLDNRHIVGER, encoded by the coding sequence GTGGATATTTCTATTTTATTCGGGACTGGTATTGCGCTGGCTGGGGTTCTGACCGGCTGGTTGCTGGCAAGTTTGCGGGCAGCGCAGCGGCAATCCGCTCTGTATGAAGAACAACGAGAAATCTACGGTGAACTGACTGCCTCCCGGCAGGAGTTGCAGCAAAATCAGCACTGGAAAGAAGAGTGTGAGCAACTCAATCGCGAATTGCGCACGCAGCTAGAAATCAACAGTGCGCAGGAAGCAGACATCCGTGAGCTTTCCACGTTGCTTGAGCAAACCCGTCTTAATGCTGACGATAAACATCGCCAGATGCTTAACAGCGAACAACGCCTCAGCGAACAATTTGAAAACCTTGCCAACCGAATCTTTGAACAAAGCGGCCGAAAAGTTGAAGAACAAAACCGCCAAAGTTTGAATGGCTTGCTGTCGCCATTGCGCGAACAACTGGATGGCTTTCGCCGCCAGGTGCAAGAAAGCTTTGGGCAGGAGGCTCGCGAGCGGCACACGCTGACTCACGAGATCCGCAACCTTCAGCAGCTAAATTCTCAGATGGCGCAAGAGGCGCTTAACCTCACCAAAGCCCTGAAAGGGGATAACAAAACGCAGGGTAACTGGGGCGAGGTCGTATTGACCCGCGTACTGGAAGCATCCGGTTTACGTGAAGGTTATGAATACGAAACTCAGGTGAATATCCAGCTCGAAAATAACAGCCGTATGCAGCCAGATGTCATCGTACGTTTGCCGCAAGGCAAAGATGTGGTGATCGACGCCAAGATGACGCTGGTGGCCTATGAACGTTATTACAATGGCGACGACGAGTTAACGCGAGAAAGTGCGCTCAATGAACATATTGCAGCGATGCGTAATCACATTCGTATGCTGGGCCGCAAAGATTATCAGCAGTTACCGGGTTTGCGTTCGCTGGATTATGTGTTGATGTTTATCCCCGTCGAACCTGCATTTTTACTGGCGATTGACCGCCAGCCTGAACTCATCAGTGAAGCGCTCAAAAATAACATCATGCTGGTTAGCCCAACCACATTGTTGGTGGCATTAAGAACCGTTGCCAATTTGTGGCGTTATGAACATCAAAGCCGGAATGCGCAACAAATTGCCGAACGTGCCAGTCGGTTGTATGACAAAATGCGCCTCTTTGTTGATGATATGTCGGCGATAGGCCAGAGCCTCGATAAAGCGCAGGATAACTATCGACAGGCGATGAAAAAACTCGCTTCGGGACGTGGCAATATTCTCGTGCAGGCCGATGCTTTTCGTGGCCTGGGCGTTGAAGTTAAACGTGAGATTAATCCAGATTTGGTCGAGCAGGCCAGATTTGAAGAAGACGATAATTCAGCTCGCCACGAGCATGAATTAGATGAAGAAAACCTGGCTGACAATAGTTTGGATAACCGACATATCGTGGGTGAACGTTAA